One region of Verrucomicrobiia bacterium genomic DNA includes:
- a CDS encoding ion transporter, producing MKQPPQTPPKTPEDRKLESARWRLSRNLHDMTDKAMIFLSLVWLLLVILEFSGSTNPHMEAFLYFIWIVFIVDFVVEFLIAPRKKKYLASQWLMAVSLLLPAFSIFRAFRAFRALRALRSARSVSLLRMITSVNRGMHSVKVTLRRRGIGYLVVITFLVALAAAAAILNFENPQSLAEAGKTGPGISTYGDALWWSAMILTTLGSEYWPKTLEGRILCFLLSAYAVGVFGYITASIASHFMGVDIGPQKKEEEKRAA from the coding sequence ATGAAGCAGCCGCCGCAGACGCCGCCAAAGACACCAGAAGACCGCAAGCTCGAAAGCGCGCGCTGGCGTCTTTCCCGCAATCTGCACGACATGACCGACAAGGCCATGATTTTTCTTTCCCTTGTCTGGCTGCTTCTCGTCATCCTGGAGTTTTCCGGCAGCACGAACCCGCATATGGAAGCGTTCCTTTATTTTATCTGGATCGTTTTCATCGTGGACTTCGTCGTTGAATTCCTGATCGCGCCGCGCAAAAAAAAATACCTGGCTTCGCAATGGCTGATGGCGGTGTCGCTCCTTCTGCCCGCGTTCAGCATTTTCCGTGCGTTCCGGGCCTTCCGGGCGCTCCGGGCCCTGCGCTCGGCGCGTTCCGTCAGCCTCCTTCGGATGATTACGTCCGTCAACCGCGGCATGCATTCGGTAAAAGTCACCCTGCGCCGGCGCGGGATCGGATATCTCGTCGTCATCACGTTCCTGGTCGCATTGGCCGCCGCCGCCGCGATCCTGAATTTTGAAAATCCGCAGAGCCTGGCCGAAGCGGGGAAGACCGGGCCCGGCATTTCCACTTACGGAGACGCGCTGTGGTGGTCGGCCATGATCCTGACGACGCTGGGTTCGGAATACTGGCCCAAAACCCTGGAGGGCCGGATCCTGTGTTTCCTGCTTTCGGCATATGCCGTGGGCGTTTTCGGGTACATCACCGCGTCGATCGCGAGCCACTTCATGGGCGTGGATATCGGGCCGCAGAAAAAAGAGGAGGAGAAGCGCGCCGCCTGA